The Syntrophobotulus glycolicus DSM 8271 DNA window ATCGAGGGCTTTCACGTGGCCCCCAGGACTACGGCTTACGCAGACCAGGCCATCGGCCTTACTCTGGAAACACAAATTTATATCAAACCCGGCGAACTGCTGGTTAAAGCGGAGGAGTCACAGCCTGTCCTCAGTTCCCGCTTCAGAGCCAATATCTTTTGGGTCGGGAAAGCGCCGCTAATCAAAAACAAAAATTATAAGCTGAAAATCGGGACCATGCGGATTGGGGTTAAGCTGGTCGAAATCCTGAACATCATTGATGCGGCCGAACTCAATATTGATAGGTTCAAAGACCAGGTGGAACGGCACGATGTAGCCGAATGCATCTTAGAAACAGTGAAGCCCATAGCCTTTGATCCCATCTCGGAGCTCGAACTGACCGGAAGATTTGTGATTGTGGATAATTATGAAATATCCGGCGGCGGGATTATTTTGGCAGGAGTCTCCGATTCCGGACATACTCTCCTGGAACATGTCCGGGACAGGGAATTCCTATGGGAAAAAGGCCTGATTTCCTCCCAGCGCAGAAAAGAAGCCTATGGACATAAGTCCAAATTTATTGTGATCACCTCAGGCAGTGAAGGCAGCGAAAAAGTCATTCAGGATATTGGCAAGGATCTGGAACAGGAGCTTTTTAACAGGAGGTATAAGACATATTATCTTGGTGTGGCCAGCCTTCTTCACGGACTTGGAGCCGAGGCCAAAGATGAATATGAAGGACGGGAGGAGCATATCCGCCAAATCGGCGAACTGGCCAGAATCTTTACCGACTCCGGGCAGATCTTCATCACCTCGGTCTTTAACCTGGATGATTATGAAGCGGAAAAGCTGAAAGTTCTGAACCGGCCCAATGACATTTTAATCATTAATATCGGGGAAACACCATTTGACAGTTTCCGGCCCGATGCCAAGATCAACCCGGAAGGAGCAGTCAAGGCGGTGTGCGCCCTCCTACAACAGCATGAAATCATCCTCGACTATTATATTTGACGGCCACGGAGGGCCTAATGCCGTGGTGCCAAGGATGGCAAGGAGCGGCAAGGCCATGGAGGGCCTAACGCCTGTAATATTATATTTAACGGAGGACAAGAAACGATGGAGATTACAGCAAATGGAAATAAGGTTATCCTGGAGAAAGAGAACTCGGTAAAAGAGCTTCTGGATACCCTCAAAGTTGAAATGCCCGAATATGTAACGGTTCAAATTAATGAAGATATCATTGACCGGGCAGATTTTGAGACATTGTTGGTGAAAGAAAATGACGTGGTTGAATTTCTTTATTTTATGGGAGGGGGAGCCCGATGAGTTTTTCTAATGAACAGCTTGAACGATATTCCAGACACATTATTCTGAAAGACGTCGGGGTCAAAGGACAAAGAAAATTGCTGGAGGCTAAGGTTCTGATTGTAGGGACAGGGGGGCTGGGAGCACCGGCCGCCATGTTCCTGGCCGCGGCGGGAATCGGCACGATAGGTCTGGTGGATTTTGACGCTGTTGAGTTGTCTAATCTGCAGAGGCAGATTATCCATTTGACAAAGGATGTCGGCAAGCCCAAAGTGCGATCGGGCCAAGAAACCATCAATGAAATGAATCCTGATGTTGATGTCCGCACTTACCAGGAATGGGTGAGCTCTGCCAATATTCAAGACATCATTAATGACCAGGATTATGATTTTATTATTGACGGCACAGATAATTTTCCGGCTAAATTCTTAATCAATGATGCTTGTGTTCTGAGCCAGAAACCTTTTTCCCATGCCGGAATTATCAGGTTTCAGGGCCAGACCATGACCTATGTGCCCGGACAGGGGCCCTGTTACAGGTGTGTCTTCAAAAATCCGCCGCCTCCCGATAGTGTGCCGACCTGCAAACAGGCCGGAGTGTTGGGGGTCATGGGCGGAATCATCGGGACAATTCAGGCTACCGAAGCGATCAAATCTGTGCTGGGCATAGGTGATCTGCTGACCGGGCATCTCCTGACTTACGATGCCTTGAAAATGGAGTTTAGAAAAATCAAACTGGCCAGTGATAAAAAGTGCCGCATTTGCGGCGAAAACCCCTCTATTCATGAGCTGATCGACTATGAGCAAGCGGTTTGTGATTTTAAACATTAAGCTGTTAACCGGAAAGAATACAGAGTAAGTAGGTGTTGGAATTGATAGTGATTTCTCAACGGCAGTTCAATGAAGTCCTGAACCATACTCTTCAGGGTTTTCCCAATGAGGCCTGCGGGCTTCTGGGAGGAAAAATCGAGGGTGATCTTAAACACATTGAAAAGGTTTATCTTCTGACCAATACAGATCACAGCCCGGAACATTTCTCCATGGACCCGAAAGAGCAATTCGCGGCAATTAAGGATATGCGCACTAATGGCTGGGTGATGCTGGGAAACTTTCACAGCCACCCCGGATCACCTTCCCGCCCGTCGGAGGAGGACAAAAGATTAGCCTTTGACCCGGAGATGAGCTATTTGATCTTGTCCCTATTGGATCGGAACAACCCTGTTCTGAAGAGCTTTAAAATCTTAAAGAATACAGTGGAAGAAGAAGAAATCATATGTTCGGAGGAGGCTGGATAAATGCCTGAGGTTGATTATAAAGAGCTGAAAAAAGGCGGCTTTATGCGCCAGGTTCAGAAAGATCACTTTTCCTTAAGACTGAGAATTGTTGGCGGTCAGATTCAGGCCGGTCAGCTGCAAAAGGTCTATGAAATTGCCCGGGAGTACGGGCAGGGTGATATTCACATGACTTCCCGGCAAAGCATTGAGATTCCTTTTATCAAACTCAAGGATATTGATGCCGTGAAAAAAGAACTGACTGAAGCAGGCTTGCAGCCCGGAGCGTGCGGACCAAGGGTCAGAACGATCACGGCCTGTCAGGGCGGTGCGATTTGCCCCAGCGGTCTCATTGACACAGCTGTACTGGCCCGGGAATTCGACCAAAAATACTATGCCAGGGAATTGCCTCATAAATTTAAGCTGGGAATTACCGGCTGCCGCAATAATTGCCTCAAGGCTGAGGAGAATGATCTTGGGGTCAAAGGCGGAGTAAAACCGGAGTGGGGCATGGACAAATGTAATTTTTGCGGCCTTTGTGAAGCAGTATGTCCGGAAAAATCGATTCGTCTTGATCAAGAAAACCGCAAGCTTGAGCTGAATACACGAACCTGCAATGATTGCGGACGCTGTGTCAAGGTCTGTCCGGTCGAAGCCTGGGTAGGCCAAAGCGGATTTATTGTTTATTTTGGCGGACTGTTTGGAAACCGGATTGCCATCGGCAAACAGCTTTTCCCGATTGTTTTTTCCACGGAAGTCCTTCATCAAGTGATTGAAACCACACTTCACTTTTTTCAGCAATATGCCAAGCCCAGTGAAAGATTCCGCAATACGCTTGATCGGGTGGGCTGGGAATTGCTTGAAAAGGAATTAAAGGAGGTTGTGAAATGAGTGTGCAAAAAAGCGACGCTTTTGTCGATATTACCGATGTCGTCTGTCCAATCACATTTGTGAAAACAAAGGTGGCGATAGAGGAGCTGGAAAAGGGCCAGGTCCTGGAAATTCTGATGAATGAGGGAGAACCAATTCAAAATGTTCCCCGGAGTCTAAAGGACGAAAGCCATAAAATCATCAATGTGCAAAATAATGGGAATGGGACCTATACCGTATTAGTCGAGAAGGACGGACTGGCATGAAATTCAATACAGCATTGCTTCATGGAAATTACTCTTCGGATGAAAAAACCGGGGCGACAGGGATACCCATTTACCAGTCAACAGCATTTCGGCATAATACGGCGGAAGAACTGGAGAATATTTTTAAAGGGAATGCTCCCGGATTTGTTTATTCAAGGATCAATAACCCCACTGTAGATTCCTTCGAACGCAGGATAGCTTTTCTGGAAGGAGGGATTGCCGCCGTCGCTTGTGCTTCAGGGATGGCGGCAATTTCCCTTGCCGTAATGAATATTGTTCAAAGCGGGGAAGAGCTTGTTTCGGGGAGCGGGATATTTGGCGGAACATACAGTCTCTTCGATGATCTGAGAGCCTTCGGAATTACCCCCAGATATGTTAAGGATAACAGCATCGAGAGCTATGCCCGGGAAATTAATGAAAAGACCAGACTGATTTTTGTTGAGACAATCGGCAACCCCAAACTTGATGTGCAGGACCTGCGTTCTTTAGCTGAGCTGGCCCATGCCAAAGGGATTCCCCTGGTTGTGGACAACACCGTAACAACACCCTATCTGGTCAAACCGGTGAAGTTAGGCGCCGATATTGTTGTCCACTCAACATCCAAATATATTAATGGCGGGGGGAACTCCATCGGCGGGGTGATCATTGACAGCGGCAAATTCAAATGGGACTTCGACAAATACCCGGCTTTAAAGGATTTTAAGAAGTTCGGCGGGTTTGCCTACCTGGCTAAGTTAAGGAACGGCTTGTTCCGGAATCTTGGTTCCTGTATCGCACCGTTCAATGCTTATCTCAACAGTATTGGGTTAGAAACTCTGGGTTTAAGAATGGAAAGACTATGTGATAATGCTTTAAAATTAGCCGAGAGCTTAAATGAAAACAAGCATGTCCTGGCTGTCAATTATCCCGGTCTGAAAAATCATGAGGATCATGAGCTGGCTAAAGAGCAGTTCAATAACAGGTTCGGAGCGATTCTCACGATCAGAGTGGGGAGCAAGGAAAGAGCCTTCAAGGTGATCAATCATCTCAGATATGCCTCAAACCTGGCCAATATAGGGGATGTCCGGACTCTGGTCATTCATCCTGCTTCCACCATATATTTAAATAACAGTATGGAAGAAAGAGAAAGAGCCGGAGTCTATGATGATCTGATCAGAATAAGTGTCGGCCTGGAGGATATCGAAGATCTTGAAGAAGATTTCCAGAGGGCTGTTGAGGAAAAATAACAGGATCTGAAACAGAGAAAGAGGATGGCTGCGGCCATCCCCCTCTTTCTTCTATGAAGCGATATCAGGGGTTCTCTTTACATTCTCATCGCCATCGGCAAAGAGAAGAGATAGACATTGATCAGGGCTAAGAGCAGGACAAAGATGAGATGAGGGACGACACCTTTATGATGATGGGATTTCCCGATTTTGCAGATCGTCAAAGCGGAACCGGCGGTGCCAAGAAAAAGGAGAAGGTACTGTAAGGTTAAAATGGTTGAATTGCTGAAAATGGCTGCCGATGCATGATACTCTACACCAAACAAGCCCATAAAGGTGAAGAAGATGCTTTTCCCCTCGGCCAGCAGGTGAAAGAGGTTGTGGGCCAAATGGGCAGCCAGGTCCAGAGGGATCAACCCATAGCCAAAGCGGGCAAAGTTTTTGGCAATGCCTTCTCTTGTACTGAGGTTAGAGAGGAAACTGGAGAGAAATAGGGCCAAAATCGGGAGCCCCATGGCAATAATAAAGGTGATCGTAAAGGTGACAAAATAGTTTGTTGTTCCTGTAATCCTTTCCAATGTCTGGAGAAGCGGCTGCCAGATACTAAGCATGGTAATATTCTGGACGAAGACAATGCCCATAATGACGATCGCAAGGAAGGACTCTTCAAAGACCGGTTTTTTGATCCCCCAAAGCTCCTTTGTCGGAATACGCGTTTTGACCGTGATGCTGTCATTCGGACAAGTTTTCACACAATAACCGCACAAGTTGCATTTGGCGTTTGTGTCCATGGTTCTGGGAAATTCAAACATTGGACATCCGGGAGCCTTTTCATTGCCATGATAACAGCTGGCGCTTTTGCAGGCAGCGCATTTCTCAGGAGTAGCCCTTAATTCTAAAGCGCCGGAACGCGAATAGTTGCCTGAAAGTCCGCCTAAAAAGCAAAGATACCGGCACCAGGTACGTCTTTCAAAGAATGCTCCGCTGAATACGACGCCGACCACGATCAGCATCAGCAGGAAAGCAGAACCGCGGGGATTCTCCACGATACCGAAGACGTGATCAGACCAGGTAATCAAAATAAAAACTGCGTCTATGATCCAAATCCCATATTTTTTTAGAAATTTTGGAACGGGCTTATTGAGGCCGACAAATTTTTGAACAACATCGCTTAACGTGGCAAAAGGGCAGATACCGCACCATAAGCGGCCAAATAAGATAAATAAAAGAGGGAGTACCGGCCACCACAAGACCCAGGTCATCGCGGTTCCAAAATTATCATGAGCCAGGATAGGGCCAAAAGCCAGTACAAAAATAATATAGGCAAATAAAAGGAGAACAGGCCATTGAATGATTCCGGGATAAAGCGGGTGAGCCAAAATCTTTTTCAGGAGATTGCTTTTTTTTGAGCTGTCTTTATTTATTGACAAGATGATCTCCTCCTCGCTGTTTCCTTTTTAACACTGCCGCAATGATCAGAATTGCGGCAATAACCCCGCCGAAGGCTCCTATGATCAGCCAGTTAGGACCACTGTCGGCGGTTTTGTCAGGATCACCTGCGGCATGAGGGTTGCTTGCTCCATGATCCATCCCGTTCATATCCGCGCCGGAATCCATTTGGCTATGATCTGTGCCGGAATTGACCGTGCCATGATCCATATTGTGATGGTCCGGATCAGAGTCCGGCTGGGGATCACCTGTTGCTTTGTTTTCTCCTTCCATATTCATGCCATGATGAGCATCTGTACCCGCAGCAATTTTTATCGGGAAAGACAGAAAAGTCGATTCAGTTTTTTCGGCGGCCAGAGCAGTTGCTGAAGTGAAAATAACGAGCAGCAGACTGAGAATCACAGGAATAAGTTTTTTCATTTTGGTCGCTCCTTCCATCATCTTTTGATGGAGATATTGTACTATTTAAATTTGGAGACTCTGTGAACGAAATGTGAAAGATTTGTAAACTTCCTTAATGTTCACAAATCTTTTTAATCTTTTCTAAAATTATTGTTTACAAGCGCTTTTCAATCTGACTCCCTAAGGCATCGTTTGCCGCTTTGTCAGAGACGAAAGATTCATATATAATGGAAAACAGATCAGATATCATCGAAATAGATCAAAGGAATGGAATAGATGAAGTTAGCCCAATCGACAAGTGAATTGGCTGAAGAAGGTGACGTGAAGAAATGACCAGCTATTATCCGATCAGCGTAGACATAGGGAATAAACCGGTTCTGGTCGTAGGGGGCGGACCGGTGGCCTGTCGGAAAGTAACCACACTGCTGGAGTATGGTGCACAGATCAAAGTAGTTTCTCCGGAAATTTGTGAGGAGCTTCAAGCTTTGGTTGATCAAGGATATTGCAGCTGGGCT harbors:
- a CDS encoding GTP-binding protein, with the protein product METKEQMNIVIVGHVDHGKSTVIGRLLADTGSLPEGKLEAVKEYCRKNSRPFEYAFLLDALKDEQAQGITIDTARCFFKTNKRDYIIIDAPGHIEFLKNMVTGASRAEAVLLVIDAKEGIQENSKRHGHIVSMLGIHQAVVLVNKMDLVHFDQGVFEKITGEFTEFLHKVNIKPVNFIPLSAFNGDNIAVRSEHTPWYGGPTVLEQLDQFANKKENQELPFRMPVQDIYKFTEQGDDRRIVAGTVLSGKIRTGDEVIFLPSKKRSIIKSIEGFHVAPRTTAYADQAIGLTLETQIYIKPGELLVKAEESQPVLSSRFRANIFWVGKAPLIKNKNYKLKIGTMRIGVKLVEILNIIDAAELNIDRFKDQVERHDVAECILETVKPIAFDPISELELTGRFVIVDNYEISGGGIILAGVSDSGHTLLEHVRDREFLWEKGLISSQRRKEAYGHKSKFIVITSGSEGSEKVIQDIGKDLEQELFNRRYKTYYLGVASLLHGLGAEAKDEYEGREEHIRQIGELARIFTDSGQIFITSVFNLDDYEAEKLKVLNRPNDILIINIGETPFDSFRPDAKINPEGAVKAVCALLQQHEIILDYYI
- the thiS gene encoding sulfur carrier protein ThiS, whose product is MEITANGNKVILEKENSVKELLDTLKVEMPEYVTVQINEDIIDRADFETLLVKENDVVEFLYFMGGGAR
- the moeB gene encoding molybdopterin-synthase adenylyltransferase MoeB — its product is MSFSNEQLERYSRHIILKDVGVKGQRKLLEAKVLIVGTGGLGAPAAMFLAAAGIGTIGLVDFDAVELSNLQRQIIHLTKDVGKPKVRSGQETINEMNPDVDVRTYQEWVSSANIQDIINDQDYDFIIDGTDNFPAKFLINDACVLSQKPFSHAGIIRFQGQTMTYVPGQGPCYRCVFKNPPPPDSVPTCKQAGVLGVMGGIIGTIQATEAIKSVLGIGDLLTGHLLTYDALKMEFRKIKLASDKKCRICGENPSIHELIDYEQAVCDFKH
- a CDS encoding M67 family metallopeptidase; translation: MIVISQRQFNEVLNHTLQGFPNEACGLLGGKIEGDLKHIEKVYLLTNTDHSPEHFSMDPKEQFAAIKDMRTNGWVMLGNFHSHPGSPSRPSEEDKRLAFDPEMSYLILSLLDRNNPVLKSFKILKNTVEEEEIICSEEAG
- a CDS encoding 4Fe-4S binding protein — protein: MPEVDYKELKKGGFMRQVQKDHFSLRLRIVGGQIQAGQLQKVYEIAREYGQGDIHMTSRQSIEIPFIKLKDIDAVKKELTEAGLQPGACGPRVRTITACQGGAICPSGLIDTAVLAREFDQKYYARELPHKFKLGITGCRNNCLKAEENDLGVKGGVKPEWGMDKCNFCGLCEAVCPEKSIRLDQENRKLELNTRTCNDCGRCVKVCPVEAWVGQSGFIVYFGGLFGNRIAIGKQLFPIVFSTEVLHQVIETTLHFFQQYAKPSERFRNTLDRVGWELLEKELKEVVK
- a CDS encoding sulfurtransferase TusA family protein translates to MSVQKSDAFVDITDVVCPITFVKTKVAIEELEKGQVLEILMNEGEPIQNVPRSLKDESHKIINVQNNGNGTYTVLVEKDGLA
- a CDS encoding O-acetylhomoserine aminocarboxypropyltransferase/cysteine synthase family protein, producing the protein MKFNTALLHGNYSSDEKTGATGIPIYQSTAFRHNTAEELENIFKGNAPGFVYSRINNPTVDSFERRIAFLEGGIAAVACASGMAAISLAVMNIVQSGEELVSGSGIFGGTYSLFDDLRAFGITPRYVKDNSIESYAREINEKTRLIFVETIGNPKLDVQDLRSLAELAHAKGIPLVVDNTVTTPYLVKPVKLGADIVVHSTSKYINGGGNSIGGVIIDSGKFKWDFDKYPALKDFKKFGGFAYLAKLRNGLFRNLGSCIAPFNAYLNSIGLETLGLRMERLCDNALKLAESLNENKHVLAVNYPGLKNHEDHELAKEQFNNRFGAILTIRVGSKERAFKVINHLRYASNLANIGDVRTLVIHPASTIYLNNSMEERERAGVYDDLIRISVGLEDIEDLEEDFQRAVEEK
- a CDS encoding 4Fe-4S binding protein is translated as MSINKDSSKKSNLLKKILAHPLYPGIIQWPVLLLFAYIIFVLAFGPILAHDNFGTAMTWVLWWPVLPLLFILFGRLWCGICPFATLSDVVQKFVGLNKPVPKFLKKYGIWIIDAVFILITWSDHVFGIVENPRGSAFLLMLIVVGVVFSGAFFERRTWCRYLCFLGGLSGNYSRSGALELRATPEKCAACKSASCYHGNEKAPGCPMFEFPRTMDTNAKCNLCGYCVKTCPNDSITVKTRIPTKELWGIKKPVFEESFLAIVIMGIVFVQNITMLSIWQPLLQTLERITGTTNYFVTFTITFIIAMGLPILALFLSSFLSNLSTREGIAKNFARFGYGLIPLDLAAHLAHNLFHLLAEGKSIFFTFMGLFGVEYHASAAIFSNSTILTLQYLLLFLGTAGSALTICKIGKSHHHKGVVPHLIFVLLLALINVYLFSLPMAMRM